The following proteins are co-located in the bacterium genome:
- a CDS encoding phenylacetate--CoA ligase, producing MQVKTKKQDPKSPYFQSDIETMPVEKLKKLQLDRLKKQVRNVYNNNPYFKKVYDKAGFNPGDLKTLEDISKVPFMEKSTVRDGYPTKIVTGNMAEMREMHSTSGTTGKPVLIFANENDINLWADRNARELWMTGVRPGDIFLNSFGYGLPTGGFGFHYGAQRMGACPIPLSGGQSDRMVDILVDLPVKAFCATPSFALYVGQKAQEKGFDLAKDSTCKISLHGAEPWPWATRVKIEELFGTKAYDEFGMTEFLGPGMTCECKARKEKMPQKMHAWADHLLAECINPSTGEPVADGEDGEIVWTNLVNTGTPLIRYRSRDLASLTWKPCPCGRTHPRMAAIKGRSDDAVSISGLIVFPSQVEEALTPFPEMGANFRMLIETDSRGMDKWTLKIELKDKAYLSDAALVERLKNEMKIAVKGVTDVNPKVMELIGPDELPRATSGEGKTASARVDDRRKK from the coding sequence ATGCAGGTTAAGACAAAAAAACAGGACCCGAAGAGCCCTTATTTCCAGTCTGACATTGAGACCATGCCGGTTGAGAAACTCAAGAAGCTTCAGCTCGATCGTCTCAAGAAACAGGTCAGGAACGTTTACAACAACAACCCCTATTTCAAAAAGGTCTACGACAAGGCCGGATTCAATCCGGGCGACCTGAAGACCCTCGAGGACATCTCCAAAGTTCCGTTCATGGAGAAGTCCACGGTCCGCGACGGCTACCCCACCAAGATCGTCACGGGGAACATGGCCGAAATGAGGGAGATGCACAGCACCTCCGGGACCACCGGCAAGCCCGTCCTCATCTTCGCCAACGAGAACGATATCAACCTGTGGGCCGACCGAAACGCCCGTGAACTCTGGATGACTGGTGTTCGCCCCGGCGACATCTTCCTGAACTCCTTCGGATACGGCCTGCCCACCGGCGGGTTCGGTTTCCATTACGGAGCCCAGCGCATGGGCGCCTGCCCCATCCCCCTTTCCGGCGGCCAGTCCGACCGGATGGTGGACATCCTGGTGGACCTGCCCGTCAAGGCTTTCTGCGCCACCCCATCCTTCGCTCTTTACGTGGGACAAAAGGCCCAGGAGAAAGGGTTCGACCTTGCCAAGGATTCCACCTGCAAGATCAGCCTTCACGGAGCCGAGCCTTGGCCGTGGGCAACCCGTGTCAAGATCGAGGAACTTTTCGGCACCAAGGCCTATGACGAGTTCGGCATGACGGAGTTTCTCGGCCCGGGCATGACCTGTGAGTGCAAGGCCAGGAAAGAGAAAATGCCCCAGAAGATGCACGCCTGGGCGGATCACCTCCTTGCCGAGTGCATCAACCCGAGCACGGGTGAGCCGGTGGCCGACGGTGAAGATGGCGAGATAGTGTGGACCAACCTGGTCAACACCGGCACTCCCCTCATCCGCTACCGCAGCCGGGATCTTGCCTCCCTGACCTGGAAGCCCTGCCCCTGTGGACGGACCCATCCCCGGATGGCTGCCATCAAGGGCCGCTCCGACGACGCGGTCTCCATCTCCGGCCTTATCGTTTTCCCGAGCCAGGTGGAAGAGGCCCTGACGCCCTTCCCCGAGATGGGCGCCAATTTCCGCATGCTCATCGAGACCGACAGCAGGGGCATGGACAAGTGGACCCTTAAGATCGAGCTCAAGGACAAGGCTTACCTGAGCGACGCCGCCCTGGTGGAGAGGCTCAAGAACGAGATGAAAATTGCCGTCAAGGGCGTCACCGACGTCAACCCGAAAGTTATGGAACTCATCGGGCCAGACGAGCTTCCGAGGGCCACATCCGGTGAGGGCAAGACCGCCAGCGCCCGCGTCGACGACAGGCGCAAGAAGTAG